The following proteins are encoded in a genomic region of Synechococcus sp. ROS8604:
- a CDS encoding MSMEG_0568 family radical SAM protein: MSDLGRLVTELQVHGVRVDSLKGNPGRRGGAGPSDHRALDLNGTTVMVPVYNDASASSPYKLASSGDVLAIEGPEQPWSAEITTPREPEFYGLSTADGISYRSIALLHSKDVLATTLLQTCIRFRDRSQSCQFCAIEQSIDDGALIRKTPDQVAEVAEAAVRLDGIKQLVMTTGTPNSDDRGARVMAETAEAVKRRVDIPIQGQCEPPEDPSWYQRMKESGINSLGIHLEVVEPDVRRRILPGKSELSLERYYEAFADAVAVFGRGEVSTYLLAGLGDSKEALLACSRRLIELGVYPFVVPFVPISGTPLENHPSPDSSFMVEVYQGIAAMLKAGDLRSEQMSAGCAKCGACSALSLFEKAS, from the coding sequence ATGTCTGATCTTGGTCGCCTGGTCACTGAACTGCAGGTGCATGGGGTTCGGGTTGACTCCTTAAAGGGAAACCCTGGACGACGGGGAGGTGCAGGTCCCTCCGATCACCGTGCCTTGGATCTCAACGGCACCACCGTGATGGTGCCCGTCTACAACGATGCTTCCGCATCCTCTCCCTACAAGCTTGCATCCTCTGGTGATGTTCTTGCGATCGAGGGACCCGAGCAACCATGGTCTGCAGAGATCACAACCCCACGAGAGCCAGAGTTTTATGGCTTGAGCACAGCCGACGGAATCTCCTATCGATCGATTGCCTTGCTGCACAGCAAGGATGTGCTGGCGACCACGCTGCTGCAGACCTGCATCCGCTTCCGAGATCGATCCCAGTCGTGTCAGTTCTGCGCTATTGAACAGTCGATCGACGATGGTGCCTTGATTCGCAAAACTCCCGATCAGGTCGCGGAGGTGGCAGAAGCTGCCGTCCGATTGGACGGGATCAAGCAGTTGGTCATGACCACCGGAACGCCCAATAGTGATGATCGCGGTGCTCGTGTGATGGCTGAAACCGCTGAAGCGGTCAAACGTCGGGTCGATATCCCAATCCAGGGCCAATGTGAACCGCCGGAGGATCCGAGCTGGTACCAACGCATGAAGGAGTCTGGAATCAACAGTCTCGGTATCCACCTCGAGGTGGTTGAGCCTGATGTACGGCGTCGGATCCTTCCTGGGAAATCGGAGCTCAGTCTTGAGCGCTACTACGAAGCATTCGCCGATGCCGTTGCGGTCTTCGGTCGCGGTGAAGTATCGACCTATCTGTTGGCCGGACTGGGTGACAGCAAAGAGGCCTTGCTGGCCTGCAGTCGTCGCCTGATTGAACTCGGGGTCTACCCCTTTGTGGTGCCCTTTGTTCCGATCTCTGGAACACCACTTGAGAACCATCCATCACCAGACAGCTCTTTCATGGTTGAGGTTTATCAGGGTATTGCTGCGATGCTGAAAGCGGGGGATCTGCGCTCCGAGCAGATGTCCGCCGGTTGTGCCAAATGCGGCGCTTGCTCGGCGCTCTCTCTGTTCGAGAAGGCTTCGTAG
- a CDS encoding MSMEG_0567/Sll0786 family nitrogen starvation N-acetyltransferase: protein MVSCLDPSSCGIGRSISSAPHLFTPSVRSGIGIDADDFRLSPTACSERFTFHLLRPDSSLIQGYWSLRRGIFCSEQHVFEDSDRDELDAIAYPIAALHHSSDPEHDDAAETDVIGVVRIVETEPRLWYGGRLGVHSDFRCHNQIGKGLIWKAVTSANGWGCDRFLATVQIQNVRFFRRLHWTSIDELEIRGIRHHLMQADLDYYLPSHEHRPVASHHPTAVA from the coding sequence ATGGTTTCGTGTCTTGATCCCAGCAGCTGCGGCATTGGCCGCAGCATCAGCTCCGCACCACATCTGTTCACGCCGTCTGTGCGCAGTGGCATCGGCATCGATGCCGATGATTTCCGCCTATCCCCCACGGCATGTTCCGAGCGTTTCACCTTTCATCTTCTTCGCCCTGATTCGTCACTGATTCAGGGATATTGGTCGTTGCGGCGCGGCATCTTCTGCAGTGAGCAGCATGTATTTGAAGACTCAGATCGTGATGAGCTCGATGCGATCGCCTATCCAATTGCAGCCTTGCATCACAGCTCAGATCCAGAGCATGACGATGCTGCTGAAACCGATGTGATCGGCGTGGTTCGGATTGTGGAGACGGAACCGCGACTTTGGTACGGCGGTCGTCTCGGTGTGCATTCCGACTTCCGATGTCATAACCAAATTGGGAAGGGATTGATCTGGAAAGCTGTAACCAGTGCCAATGGTTGGGGATGTGATCGTTTCCTCGCCACGGTGCAGATTCAAAATGTCCGCTTTTTCCGCCGCTTGCATTGGACCTCGATTGATGAGCTTGAGATCCGGGGCATCCGCCACCACCTGATGCAAGCGGATCTCGACTATTACCTGCCCTCACATGAGCATCGGCCAGTCGCCTCGCATCATCCAACAGCTGTGGCGTGA
- a CDS encoding sll0787 family AIR synthase-like protein, whose amino-acid sequence MNNLGLVNALSKSSGLWAKSDIRSAAATFCHQPFPQLGLAGMLGDDAAVLPAQEGQLLLACEGIHPGLVEEDPWFAGWSGVLVNLSDIAAMGGRPLALVNSVWSTGAEGMSALMEGMQFACDRFGVPMVGGHSNQQSSYQALSVSVLGVADGPILSARAARPGDELWMLVNQAGGFYRHYPFWDAATHAPPERLRSQLALLPVLAAAQHIHAAKDISMGGITGTAVMFAEACGHQLILDLDAVEGPGDVLNETWLTCFPSFGYLLAVDPTRTPALEQMMASDPTLICCRIGDFAEGDCSVLLQHSGAIHRFWDGSHALTGFGCVR is encoded by the coding sequence GTGAATAACTTGGGCCTTGTGAACGCCTTGAGCAAGTCCAGTGGCCTATGGGCGAAGAGCGATATTCGCTCGGCCGCTGCCACCTTTTGCCATCAGCCTTTTCCGCAACTGGGATTGGCCGGGATGCTTGGTGATGACGCTGCTGTGCTGCCCGCTCAGGAAGGTCAACTGTTGCTTGCCTGTGAGGGGATTCATCCCGGACTTGTTGAAGAGGACCCATGGTTTGCCGGCTGGAGTGGGGTCTTGGTCAACCTCAGCGACATCGCCGCCATGGGTGGCCGTCCTCTGGCTCTGGTGAACAGTGTCTGGAGCACCGGCGCGGAAGGCATGAGTGCCTTGATGGAGGGAATGCAATTCGCATGCGATCGCTTTGGTGTGCCAATGGTGGGTGGTCACTCCAACCAGCAGAGCTCCTACCAGGCGCTCTCTGTTTCCGTTCTAGGAGTGGCGGATGGTCCCATTCTGTCCGCTCGCGCAGCACGTCCCGGCGATGAGCTTTGGATGCTGGTGAATCAAGCCGGAGGCTTTTATCGCCACTACCCCTTCTGGGATGCAGCAACCCATGCCCCTCCCGAGCGTCTTCGTAGCCAGCTCGCACTGCTGCCTGTTCTGGCCGCAGCACAACATATACACGCCGCCAAGGACATCAGCATGGGAGGAATCACTGGCACCGCGGTGATGTTTGCCGAAGCCTGCGGGCATCAACTGATCCTTGATCTGGATGCTGTGGAAGGTCCTGGTGACGTCCTCAACGAGACCTGGCTTACTTGCTTTCCGAGCTTTGGATACCTCCTGGCTGTTGATCCAACGCGCACTCCAGCCCTTGAGCAGATGATGGCGAGCGATCCGACACTGATTTGCTGCCGAATTGGAGATTTTGCGGAGGGTGATTGCAGTGTGCTGTTGCAGCACTCCGGGGCGATACATCGCTTCTGGGATGGCAGTCATGCGCTCACTGGTTTTGGCTGTGTTCGATGA
- a CDS encoding MSMEG_0570 family nitrogen starvation response protein, with translation MPEVRFQLEWPDGQISTLYSPSTVILDYFQPGDSLLVSELESRGVEALREASERVRTRYGFACTRTNEEESQLREWISRYSSDDTVRVTGPLT, from the coding sequence ATGCCTGAAGTTCGTTTTCAACTGGAGTGGCCAGACGGACAAATCAGCACGTTGTACTCACCTTCCACAGTGATCCTTGATTATTTCCAACCCGGTGATTCCTTATTGGTTTCTGAGCTTGAGTCGCGTGGCGTTGAAGCCCTTCGCGAAGCATCCGAACGCGTTCGCACCCGTTATGGCTTTGCCTGCACTCGCACCAATGAGGAGGAATCTCAGCTGCGTGAATGGATCTCCCGCTACAGCTCCGATGACACCGTTCGTGTGACTGGACCACTGACCTAA
- a CDS encoding nuclear transport factor 2 family protein gives MSGKPPFPPFTLETARQKARMAENAWNSKDAVKVSLAYTEDSLWRNRSEFIQGRAEILAFLQRKWAKELDYKLIKEVWACSDNRIAVRFQYEWRNAESQWFRAHGNENWEFAENGLMSRREASINDVPIGESDRLFTWSDGPRPDDFPGLTELGL, from the coding sequence ATGTCTGGAAAACCCCCTTTCCCCCCGTTCACCCTTGAAACCGCTCGCCAGAAAGCGCGCATGGCGGAAAATGCTTGGAACAGCAAAGATGCCGTCAAGGTTTCACTCGCCTACACCGAAGACAGCCTTTGGCGGAACCGCAGTGAATTCATTCAAGGTCGAGCTGAAATCTTGGCGTTCCTACAGCGCAAATGGGCCAAGGAACTGGACTACAAATTGATCAAGGAGGTCTGGGCCTGCAGCGACAACCGAATCGCTGTTCGCTTCCAGTACGAGTGGCGCAACGCCGAAAGCCAGTGGTTCCGCGCCCATGGCAATGAAAACTGGGAATTCGCCGAGAACGGCTTGATGTCCCGGCGTGAAGCCAGCATCAACGATGTGCCGATCGGGGAGAGCGACCGTCTTTTCACCTGGAGTGATGGCCCCAGGCCCGATGATTTCCCAGGGTTGACGGAGCTGGGTCTCTGA
- a CDS encoding DUF3050 domain-containing protein: MELNHHPLPQAILTMADLQLFMEHHVFAVWDFMLLLKALQQQLAPCGVPWVPPSHPQIAGLINTLVGEEECDVLPDSLGGPLHLSHFAIYRRAMGEIGADTTVIDAVLQKAAGGDLASALLHEGIPAPSARFMRRTQALIADGEIHALATAFAYGRELLVPDLFRGLLDRLSVLALPCPTLRWYLERHIALDGESHGPLAESMVLTLAGTDPAAHAQVQSVRQKVHADRAAFWDAINTKLRERTQINRSSSEPSQILCSGLT; the protein is encoded by the coding sequence ATGGAGCTGAATCACCACCCGCTGCCGCAGGCGATCCTCACGATGGCGGATCTCCAGCTGTTCATGGAACACCACGTGTTTGCGGTGTGGGATTTCATGCTGCTGCTCAAGGCTTTGCAGCAGCAACTGGCTCCATGCGGTGTGCCCTGGGTACCGCCTTCCCACCCGCAGATTGCGGGCTTGATCAACACCCTTGTAGGAGAAGAGGAATGTGATGTGCTGCCCGACAGCCTCGGAGGACCGCTGCATCTGTCCCATTTCGCTATCTACCGCCGTGCAATGGGGGAAATCGGGGCTGACACCACAGTGATCGATGCAGTCCTCCAAAAAGCTGCAGGCGGCGATCTGGCCAGCGCACTTCTCCACGAAGGGATTCCTGCGCCCTCCGCGCGGTTCATGCGCAGAACGCAGGCGTTGATCGCAGACGGTGAAATCCATGCCCTGGCAACGGCATTTGCCTATGGCCGGGAGCTGTTGGTTCCGGATTTATTTCGAGGTCTTCTTGATCGCCTGAGCGTGTTGGCGCTGCCATGTCCAACGTTGCGCTGGTACCTCGAACGTCACATTGCCCTTGATGGCGAAAGCCATGGACCTCTAGCGGAATCGATGGTTCTCACTCTTGCTGGAACCGATCCTGCTGCTCATGCACAGGTTCAATCAGTTCGTCAAAAGGTGCACGCCGATCGGGCTGCGTTCTGGGATGCAATTAACACCAAGCTTCGGGAGAGGACGCAGATCAATCGATCCAGCAGCGAACCTTCACAAATACTCTGTTCTGGTCTGACCTAA
- a CDS encoding DUF411 domain-containing protein — protein MNASRFAHLCSAAVRQSLVGAFVVVSLLSASQPLEAHGDVKGDAAMPVNSGATGPQMTVYRSASCGCCTSWGSHIVSAGYRIEDHVTEDMDAVKKARGISPQQASCHTAVVEGYVIEGHVPASAIQRLLTERPNIRGLAVPGMPMGSPGMEVAGVEAERFEVLAIAHDGTTSVFARY, from the coding sequence ATGAACGCTTCGCGTTTTGCGCATCTGTGTTCAGCTGCCGTGCGACAGAGCTTGGTTGGAGCCTTTGTAGTCGTCTCGCTGCTTTCAGCGAGTCAACCGCTTGAGGCGCATGGTGATGTGAAAGGGGATGCTGCGATGCCCGTCAACAGTGGGGCGACCGGGCCTCAGATGACGGTGTATCGATCGGCGAGTTGCGGTTGCTGTACGTCATGGGGATCCCACATCGTTTCAGCGGGATACCGCATTGAGGACCATGTCACCGAGGACATGGATGCCGTGAAGAAAGCGCGTGGCATCAGCCCACAACAAGCTTCTTGCCATACCGCGGTTGTGGAGGGGTATGTGATCGAAGGGCATGTGCCCGCTTCTGCGATTCAGCGTCTTTTGACAGAACGGCCCAATATCCGAGGTCTGGCAGTTCCAGGGATGCCAATGGGTTCTCCCGGGATGGAGGTGGCTGGCGTCGAGGCTGAACGTTTCGAGGTGCTTGCCATTGCCCATGACGGAACAACCTCCGTCTTCGCGCGTTATTAA
- a CDS encoding DUF3721 domain-containing protein, with product MGCNTLHQNNGKWMPCADERKLHRQLRKQ from the coding sequence ATTGGTTGCAATACGCTGCATCAGAACAACGGAAAGTGGATGCCCTGCGCAGATGAGCGTAAACTCCACCGCCAACTTCGCAAGCAATGA
- a CDS encoding DUF305 domain-containing protein: MGCITQHLKKRKRLHPPHSGNHQHHAHGMGPAGSTYDLRFIDGMVEHHTGALRMSEYVFNIGAPGVGALANSIWNEQAREIKAMRQWRKAWYPDAPVYPVALRPNGDPNSMADLVRMSPDVIAAMRMSGTKPTRDNRVQWFLEGMIEHHGGALQMAHEARQNSTNPTVLRLAREIIVAQRKEIIELRKMLQSGGLNKPDYYKFDGLFAL, encoded by the coding sequence ATGGGATGCATCACCCAGCACCTGAAAAAACGAAAGAGGCTGCACCCCCCCCATTCCGGCAACCATCAGCACCATGCCCATGGCATGGGACCAGCAGGCAGCACCTACGACCTGCGCTTTATCGATGGCATGGTCGAGCATCACACCGGGGCGTTGCGGATGAGTGAGTACGTCTTCAACATCGGCGCCCCTGGGGTGGGGGCGTTGGCAAACAGCATCTGGAACGAGCAGGCCCGTGAGATCAAGGCGATGCGCCAATGGCGCAAAGCCTGGTATCCGGATGCACCGGTTTATCCCGTGGCATTGCGCCCTAACGGGGACCCCAACTCCATGGCAGATCTGGTGCGCATGAGTCCTGATGTGATTGCCGCGATGCGCATGTCGGGAACGAAGCCAACGCGCGACAACAGGGTGCAGTGGTTCTTAGAGGGAATGATTGAGCACCATGGAGGCGCACTTCAGATGGCCCATGAGGCTCGGCAAAACTCCACCAACCCCACCGTCCTTCGCCTGGCGCGCGAGATCATCGTCGCCCAGCGCAAAGAGATCATCGAACTCCGCAAGATGCTGCAAAGCGGAGGACTGAATAAGCCGGACTACTACAAATTTGATGGCCTTTTCGCGCTGTGA
- a CDS encoding MerR family transcriptional regulator — protein sequence MESQPFVPKAPGDLLKIGVVSARSNISVKTIRFYCDEGLLLPVSRTDSRYRLFDESVFDDLSLILRLRAMDLPLDLVKKVIQAQRSGICTCSDLKTTMREKLSEIHERLDELKVLETEIKTMLNTWERCGGR from the coding sequence GTGGAGAGTCAACCCTTCGTGCCTAAAGCGCCTGGCGATCTACTCAAGATTGGAGTTGTCTCTGCAAGAAGCAACATTTCGGTGAAAACGATTCGTTTTTATTGTGATGAAGGTTTATTGCTGCCAGTATCACGTACCGATTCCAGATATCGATTGTTTGATGAGTCTGTTTTTGACGATCTTAGTCTAATCCTTCGTCTGCGGGCCATGGACTTGCCTCTTGATTTGGTGAAAAAAGTAATTCAGGCACAGCGATCTGGAATCTGTACTTGCAGTGATCTCAAGACCACGATGCGCGAAAAATTAAGCGAGATTCATGAGCGCCTGGATGAATTGAAGGTGCTGGAGACTGAGATCAAAACGATGTTGAACACCTGGGAGCGCTGCGGCGGCCGTTGA
- a CDS encoding multicopper oxidase family protein — MISRRSFLALAAGGTAAASVAALRHGWDADPRRSINAAATSPVRSQAGLLELDLVAQETSISIPGTSGRALTYNGLLPGPQLELQPGDAVRIQLHNRLTQPTNLHYHGLHIPPSGAADNVFLRVAPGQRQSYSFSLPDNHPAGLFYYHPHHHGTVADQVFGGLGGALLVRGDLDRIPEVQAAQEEVLVLKDLPAANQRSGSGVMLGREGSILSVNGQVKPELQVAAGGLLRLRLLNASNARFWRLALEGHTMHLIATDGGALEQPLPLQELLLVPGERADVLVQVAPEGGRFRLNNLPYRRLGRPMMGGMGMGMGMGMGMGRAVSGQEQADVIATVSTNGVVAPQPLPQQLLAVEELPSPLRTRRFVMNHGMAPGMGMAFLINGQSYNHGRIDTRVQLGDTEDWELLNTGVMDHPFHLHVNPMQVISRNGRPEPYRAWRDVVLVRPGETVRVRTRFSDFAGKSVYHCHILDHEELGMMGNILIEA; from the coding sequence GTGATCAGCCGGCGCTCCTTTCTCGCCCTGGCAGCCGGTGGCACTGCAGCAGCCTCAGTCGCGGCTCTGCGCCATGGCTGGGACGCAGATCCACGGAGGAGCATCAACGCGGCGGCGACGTCGCCAGTGCGCTCTCAAGCTGGCCTGCTGGAGCTGGATCTGGTAGCGCAGGAAACGTCCATCAGCATCCCTGGCACATCAGGACGGGCACTCACCTACAACGGCTTACTCCCTGGCCCCCAGCTTGAACTGCAGCCTGGTGATGCGGTGCGGATCCAGCTGCACAACCGCCTGACTCAGCCAACGAATCTGCACTACCACGGCCTGCACATTCCACCCAGCGGAGCAGCCGACAATGTGTTCCTGAGGGTTGCTCCTGGCCAGCGACAGAGCTACAGCTTCTCCTTGCCGGACAATCACCCGGCGGGCCTCTTCTACTACCACCCCCATCACCATGGAACGGTGGCTGACCAGGTGTTTGGTGGCCTGGGTGGTGCGCTGCTGGTGAGAGGCGATCTCGATCGCATCCCTGAAGTGCAGGCGGCCCAGGAAGAAGTGCTTGTGCTCAAGGATCTTCCAGCCGCCAACCAGCGCTCCGGTTCTGGTGTGATGCTTGGCCGAGAAGGCTCGATTCTGAGCGTGAACGGCCAGGTGAAGCCCGAGCTGCAGGTTGCAGCCGGCGGCTTGCTGCGCCTACGCCTTCTCAACGCCTCCAATGCCCGCTTCTGGCGACTGGCGCTGGAGGGTCACACCATGCATCTGATTGCCACTGATGGTGGTGCACTGGAGCAACCACTGCCGTTGCAGGAGTTGCTGCTGGTGCCCGGCGAGCGTGCCGATGTGTTGGTGCAGGTGGCTCCCGAAGGTGGTCGGTTTCGCTTGAACAACCTCCCCTACAGGCGCCTGGGGCGCCCAATGATGGGCGGCATGGGTATGGGCATGGGTATGGGCATGGGTATGGGGAGAGCGGTGTCTGGCCAGGAACAAGCTGATGTCATCGCAACGGTGAGCACCAATGGCGTTGTAGCGCCGCAGCCTCTGCCGCAGCAGCTCTTAGCGGTGGAGGAGCTCCCCAGCCCGCTGCGTACGCGCCGATTTGTGATGAATCACGGCATGGCACCAGGCATGGGCATGGCCTTTTTGATCAACGGCCAGAGCTACAACCATGGGCGCATTGACACGCGCGTGCAATTGGGAGACACAGAGGACTGGGAGCTGCTGAACACAGGCGTGATGGATCACCCCTTCCATCTGCATGTGAATCCGATGCAGGTGATCAGCCGCAATGGCAGGCCTGAGCCCTACCGGGCCTGGCGGGATGTGGTGCTGGTGCGCCCTGGCGAAACCGTGCGCGTGCGCACCCGCTTCAGCGACTTTGCTGGCAAGAGCGTGTATCACTGCCACATCCTCGATCACGAGGAGCTCGGCATGATGGGCAACATCTTGATCGAAGCCTGA
- a CDS encoding MauE/DoxX family redox-associated membrane protein — MAKPELSAVRLYRMETPEHACPWGQRALQLLRAQGIPFEDHPLRSQAEVEAFKHAHGVTTTPQVFAGAERIGGYTELAKRLGVTAETAEVSYAPVIAVFLSALLINLALGGEIRGYMGLAICLLAMLKLMDIAAFAASFRKYDLLTQRWQAWGKLYPAVELLVGLGMLQSAESMGLEAVIGVTAVLLGVMGMVSVGKAVFVDHLALNCACVGGNSRTPLGVVSFAENLIMGLMGLAMLIQPVMALASGGAL, encoded by the coding sequence ATGGCTAAGCCGGAACTCAGCGCTGTGCGTCTCTACAGGATGGAGACGCCCGAGCATGCCTGTCCGTGGGGGCAGCGCGCGCTTCAGCTCCTGCGCGCCCAGGGGATTCCGTTTGAGGATCATCCTCTGCGCAGCCAGGCGGAGGTGGAAGCCTTCAAGCATGCCCACGGTGTGACCACCACGCCGCAGGTGTTTGCCGGCGCGGAGCGCATTGGGGGCTACACCGAGCTGGCGAAACGGCTTGGTGTCACCGCGGAAACAGCAGAGGTGTCCTACGCACCAGTGATCGCTGTGTTCCTGAGCGCTCTGTTGATCAACCTGGCATTAGGGGGCGAAATCCGGGGCTACATGGGCCTGGCGATCTGCCTGTTGGCGATGCTCAAGCTGATGGATATTGCGGCATTCGCTGCAAGCTTCCGCAAATATGACCTGCTCACGCAGCGTTGGCAGGCCTGGGGAAAACTGTATCCCGCTGTTGAGCTATTGGTGGGACTTGGGATGCTGCAATCGGCCGAGAGTATGGGCCTTGAAGCTGTGATTGGCGTGACAGCAGTGCTTCTCGGTGTGATGGGCATGGTCTCCGTCGGCAAAGCCGTGTTCGTCGATCACCTGGCACTGAACTGTGCCTGCGTGGGCGGCAACTCCCGCACACCGCTGGGGGTGGTGAGCTTCGCTGAGAATCTGATCATGGGGCTGATGGGTTTGGCGATGTTGATTCAGCCAGTGATGGCTCTTGCTTCTGGGGGTGCGTTGTGA
- a CDS encoding DUF411 domain-containing protein, whose protein sequence is MPPVAAIPVPAVVSAYRSPSCGCCKGWLDHLRQAGFTVKDYVTSNLASIKQRYGVPPQLQSCHTARIGGYTVEGHIPVSAIQRLLKERPQVAGIAVPGMPLGSPGMESPFKTESYTVFTFTESGRTQAFQTVEGDG, encoded by the coding sequence ATGCCTCCAGTCGCCGCCATACCTGTGCCTGCGGTGGTTTCCGCCTATCGCTCCCCAAGCTGTGGCTGCTGCAAAGGCTGGCTGGACCACCTCAGGCAAGCCGGCTTCACAGTGAAGGACTACGTGACGAGCAACCTTGCGAGCATCAAGCAGCGCTACGGCGTTCCACCTCAGCTGCAGTCCTGTCACACCGCCCGGATTGGGGGTTACACGGTTGAGGGTCATATTCCAGTGTCGGCGATTCAGCGGCTGCTGAAGGAACGCCCACAGGTGGCCGGAATTGCCGTACCCGGTATGCCGCTCGGTTCGCCCGGCATGGAATCACCGTTCAAGACAGAGAGCTACACGGTGTTCACCTTCACCGAATCCGGCCGGACCCAAGCCTTCCAGACGGTGGAGGGTGATGGCTAA
- the rppB gene encoding two-component system sensor histidine kinase RppB: MTIRTPAHRLLFQARLRLAGLSLLVMGALLYGAGFAMGRLLLQSQESAIRRELQALAGTLHDSLNPVLPQRARPTSALVAVLPGLCIAGEPCKAPDSLVERHVISATDPDRYKLRVLDQSGALIASSPGTPEAVSPAADQGWQLTQEAFGQRWLTYSIHLHHSNGSGEPVWGFLQISRSLNDLDREAQQVLWLGHGVFLSALLAIGAASWWLAGLAIAPLLEAYQRQEQFSADVAHELRTPLANLLALVEAERPTRSMVAEQPSIQSWDRVLVQGRRLQNLIGDLLLLASLERPCEREPATVCDLAEITADVMEDFSETAAAAQVSLIHTSWMSSAKVLGAETELSRLVINLLSNAMQHSPAGGAIDVSLKHQGRHFQLSITDNGPGIAEEMQGRIFDRFTRLDPSRSRLQGGSGLGLAIAQAIAVRHRAAIQVHSRTGCGSCFSLEIPAAEPPH; the protein is encoded by the coding sequence ATGACCATCCGAACGCCGGCGCATCGCCTGTTGTTTCAAGCTCGATTGAGGCTGGCGGGACTCTCCTTGCTGGTGATGGGTGCACTCCTATACGGCGCGGGTTTCGCGATGGGAAGGCTGTTGCTGCAGAGCCAGGAGAGTGCGATCCGACGTGAACTGCAGGCTCTTGCCGGAACCCTGCACGACAGTCTTAATCCTGTCCTGCCGCAGAGAGCCCGGCCCACATCCGCACTCGTTGCGGTTCTGCCGGGCCTCTGTATCGCAGGAGAGCCTTGCAAGGCACCAGATTCACTGGTTGAACGCCATGTAATCAGTGCCACTGATCCCGACCGCTACAAGCTGCGTGTTCTCGATCAAAGCGGTGCTCTGATCGCCAGCTCTCCCGGGACTCCGGAGGCTGTATCTCCAGCTGCGGATCAAGGTTGGCAGCTCACGCAAGAAGCATTCGGCCAGCGCTGGCTCACCTATTCCATCCATCTCCACCACTCCAACGGCAGCGGAGAACCGGTGTGGGGCTTCCTCCAGATTTCACGCAGCCTGAACGATCTCGATCGGGAAGCCCAACAGGTGTTGTGGTTGGGTCATGGTGTCTTTCTGAGTGCGCTCTTGGCGATCGGCGCGGCCAGCTGGTGGCTGGCTGGATTGGCGATCGCACCACTGCTAGAGGCCTATCAGCGTCAGGAGCAGTTCAGCGCTGACGTCGCGCACGAATTACGCACGCCTCTTGCCAATCTCTTGGCGTTGGTGGAGGCAGAACGCCCCACACGTTCCATGGTGGCTGAACAGCCGTCAATCCAGAGCTGGGATCGGGTGCTTGTCCAGGGCCGGCGCCTGCAGAACCTGATCGGCGACCTGTTGTTGCTCGCCAGCCTTGAACGACCCTGCGAGCGGGAGCCGGCAACGGTGTGTGATCTCGCCGAGATCACGGCCGATGTGATGGAGGATTTTTCAGAGACAGCTGCGGCTGCTCAGGTGAGCCTGATTCACACGTCATGGATGTCCAGTGCCAAGGTGCTTGGGGCGGAGACAGAACTCAGCCGGCTTGTGATCAATCTGCTGAGCAACGCGATGCAGCACAGCCCAGCAGGTGGCGCGATCGACGTCTCCCTGAAGCACCAGGGTCGCCATTTCCAGCTTTCAATCACCGACAACGGACCTGGCATCGCTGAGGAGATGCAGGGCCGAATCTTTGATCGCTTCACGCGACTGGATCCGTCTCGCTCACGCCTCCAGGGTGGCAGTGGGCTGGGGCTGGCCATCGCGCAAGCCATCGCCGTCCGCCATCGCGCAGCAATCCAGGTGCACTCCAGGACTGGATGCGGCAGCTGCTTCTCCCTGGAGATTCCGGCGGCTGAGCCACCCCATTGA